A portion of the Candidatus Pristimantibacillus lignocellulolyticus genome contains these proteins:
- a CDS encoding ABC transporter permease subunit, with product MMKETDVPVVTGQGKLKSLLGDRDQLSLQSMIVPGILFILIFTFIPLYGVLVAFKDYNIVTGIKGIFEAEWVGLANFKEFVTDMNFWNMLRNTLGINLLGLLITFPVTIIFAVMLNEITSSRFKKLTQTVTYLPHFISWSIFGGLVISILSPSTGVVNHVLTSLGVIDSPIHFLGEKDYFWLLAVLTNLFKELGWGAILYLAAIAGIDQEMYEAAYMDGASRFQRIWYITLPSITGTIVILLVFAISNILNSGFDQFFVLQNPLNIDASEVIDTYVYKVGLREFRMEYATAVGLMKTVIAVFLLYLANFIAKKISGKGIF from the coding sequence ATGATGAAGGAAACAGATGTGCCAGTAGTTACTGGTCAAGGGAAATTGAAAAGTTTACTAGGAGATCGAGATCAGCTTTCATTACAATCTATGATTGTTCCAGGTATTCTTTTTATTTTAATATTTACTTTTATCCCTCTTTACGGAGTTTTAGTAGCATTTAAGGACTACAATATTGTAACAGGAATTAAGGGTATATTTGAAGCGGAGTGGGTTGGTCTTGCGAATTTTAAAGAGTTCGTGACTGACATGAATTTTTGGAATATGCTTCGCAATACACTAGGGATAAATCTTCTAGGGTTATTGATTACATTTCCAGTAACGATTATTTTTGCAGTGATGTTGAATGAAATTACTTCATCTCGCTTCAAAAAACTAACACAAACAGTAACTTACCTACCCCACTTTATTTCATGGAGTATTTTCGGTGGTTTAGTCATTAGTATTTTATCGCCAAGTACAGGTGTAGTGAATCATGTATTAACATCACTTGGTGTAATTGATAGTCCGATCCATTTTCTTGGTGAGAAAGATTATTTTTGGTTATTAGCAGTACTAACTAATTTATTTAAAGAGCTTGGTTGGGGTGCAATCTTATATCTAGCCGCAATCGCAGGTATAGATCAAGAAATGTATGAGGCTGCTTATATGGACGGAGCTTCACGTTTCCAAAGAATTTGGTACATTACACTACCTTCTATAACAGGTACGATTGTTATTTTACTCGTATTTGCTATTAGTAATATTTTGAATAGTGGCTTCGATCAGTTCTTTGTTCTACAAAACCCATTAAACATTGATGCTAGTGAAGTTATAGATACTTATGTATATAAGGTTGGCTTAAGAGAGTTCAGAATGGAATATGCGACAGCAGTTGGTTTAATGAAAACAGTCATCGCCGTCTTCTTATTGTACCTAGCCAATTTTATTGCAAAGAAAATTTCAGGAAAAGGTATCTTCTAG
- a CDS encoding response regulator: MYKLLIVDDEEVVREGLKDIVVYLNLEQISEIETANDGLDAIAKLESYVPHIILTDLNMPHLGGISFIEKLMSLELGCKLVVISGYDEFHLVKESFKLGVTDYLLKPVHTDELREALCKMIVNLESEREQQNQGSTEKNLSWIDKISREINGVIGNVEASATTYEEVFVRLQIPLPHSQTCVAIITSTEGQSTISSWTSMLAQYYLAHYGENEKINIYPFYNWQNDLALWINADQSFTSSKIDKLLEEALTIFADIPMIISRGELISSTSLLKNAYSSAYECWKYKLTVRPHTMIDERVLQGKKEAIIEADDVKKLIEMIDMSNKNNVISFIQRYFGDEQLKQYSMDSLKKIYDSILRIISWHPNETRDFYLFSQGEKLRIYLKTCMFQTIDAREHLFKSYNVIEIAKRYVQEHLLDEINMAIVANYCNVSYHYFSKMFKDNTGTTFQDYVTKKRMEYAKNALSGVNVKINEVAEALGYSNPKNFTRVFKNYYGIGPKSYQTTISKSNKKMNKE, encoded by the coding sequence ATGTATAAACTATTAATCGTAGATGATGAGGAAGTAGTTAGAGAAGGGCTTAAAGATATTGTAGTATATCTTAATTTGGAGCAAATTAGTGAAATTGAAACTGCAAATGACGGGTTAGATGCAATTGCAAAGTTAGAAAGCTATGTGCCACATATTATTTTAACTGATCTCAATATGCCGCATTTGGGTGGGATATCATTTATTGAAAAGTTAATGTCGTTAGAACTAGGCTGTAAATTGGTAGTCATTAGCGGATACGATGAGTTTCATCTTGTAAAAGAAAGCTTTAAGTTAGGAGTTACCGATTATTTATTAAAGCCAGTGCATACGGATGAACTACGAGAGGCACTTTGTAAAATGATAGTTAACCTTGAGAGTGAGAGAGAACAGCAAAATCAAGGATCGACAGAGAAAAATCTTTCTTGGATCGATAAAATAAGTCGTGAAATAAATGGTGTAATAGGAAATGTGGAGGCGTCAGCAACAACATATGAAGAAGTGTTTGTAAGATTACAAATTCCTCTACCGCATAGCCAGACTTGTGTAGCAATTATTACGTCAACGGAGGGGCAATCAACGATTTCTTCTTGGACTTCGATGCTCGCACAATATTATCTAGCCCATTACGGAGAGAATGAGAAAATCAATATCTATCCTTTCTACAATTGGCAAAATGATCTTGCACTTTGGATTAATGCTGATCAGTCATTCACATCTAGCAAAATTGATAAACTATTGGAAGAAGCATTAACTATTTTTGCTGATATCCCTATGATTATATCGCGTGGGGAACTGATTTCATCAACTTCGTTGCTCAAGAACGCTTATTCGAGTGCCTATGAATGCTGGAAATATAAACTAACAGTTCGACCACATACTATGATTGATGAGCGAGTCCTTCAAGGGAAAAAAGAAGCAATCATTGAAGCTGATGATGTGAAAAAACTAATTGAGATGATTGATATGTCTAATAAAAATAATGTCATTTCATTCATCCAGCGCTATTTTGGTGATGAACAACTCAAACAATACAGTATGGATAGCTTGAAGAAAATTTATGATAGCATATTGCGAATCATTAGCTGGCATCCGAATGAAACAAGAGATTTTTATTTGTTTTCACAAGGTGAAAAGCTTCGGATATACTTAAAAACATGTATGTTTCAAACGATCGATGCCAGAGAGCATTTATTCAAAAGTTATAACGTTATCGAGATTGCAAAGCGATATGTACAGGAGCATTTACTAGATGAAATTAATATGGCAATTGTCGCTAACTATTGTAATGTGAGCTATCATTATTTCAGTAAAATGTTTAAGGACAACACTGGAACTACGTTTCAAGATTATGTAACGAAGAAAAGAATGGAATATGCCAAAAATGCACTTAGTGGCGTCAATGTTAAAATTAATGAGGTGGCAGAAGCTTTAGGCTATAGTAATCCGAAAAACTTTACACGAGTATTTAAAAATTATTATGGTATAGGTCCGAAAAGTTATCAGACAACAATCTCAAAGTCAAATAAAAAAATGAACAAAGAGTAG